The Amycolatopsis nigrescens CSC17Ta-90 genomic interval CACAGGAAGGGGCCGCCGGATGCCCGAGGGACCGTTGCCGCCGCTGGCCGGGTTGACCGTGCTGGAGGTCGGCGCCTACATGGCCGCACCGTTCGCCACCCTGCAACTGGCCGATCTCGGCGCGCGGGTGCTCAAGATCGAAAGCCCGGACGGCGGCGACCAGGTGCGCTCGGTCGGGCCCTTCGTCGACGGCGAAAGCTCCGCGTTCGTCCGGCTCAACCGCAACAAGGAGTCCGTCGCGCTGGACCTGAAGTCGCCCGAGGGCAACGCCGCGTTCCGGCGGTTGGCGGCCGAGGCGGACGTGCTGGTGGAGAACCTCCGGCCGGGCGCGATGCGCCGGCTCGGCCTCGGCTACGAAAGCCTGCGAGCGGACAACCCCCGGCTGATCTACGCCTCCGCCTCGGGCTGGGGGCAGGACGGCCCGCTCGCGGACCTGCCCGGCCTGGACATCATGGCTCAGGCGCGCAGCGGGCTGATGAGCGTGACCGGCTTCCCCGGCGGCGAACCGGCCAAGGTCGGGGTGCCGATCTGCGATCTGACCTGCGCGCTGTACGTCGCGCTCGCGGTCACCGCGGCCCTGCGCGAGCGGGACCGCTCCGGCGAGGGCCAGTTCATCGACGTGTGCCTGCTCGAATCCGGGGTGTCGCTGGCGGTCTGGGAGGCCGGGATGTACTTCGGCGACGGGACGGTTCGCGAGGCGAGCGGTTCCGCACACCAGAGCACCGCGCCGTACCAGGCGGTGCGCAGCAGCGACGGGTACGTGACCATCGGCGCCAACACCCCGAACACCTGGACCGCCTTCTGCGCCGCACTCGGCCTCGACGCACTGCTGGACGACGAGCGTTACGCGGACGCCTACACCAGGCTGCAGCACCGGGCGGAGCTGATCGCGGAAATCGAGCGGGTCACCGCACTGCGCAGCACGGAGTCCCTTGTGGACACTCTCAACGCGGCGGGGGTGCCGTGTGCGCCGATCGCCGGTTACGCCGAGGTCTTCACCGATCCGGGACTGCGGGAACGCGACTTCTTCTGGGACGCACCACATCCGGCACTCGGCTCGGTCCGGCAGGTCGGCTCGCCGATGCGGTTCTCCCGCACCCCGGTGCGCCGCGGCAACGCCGGGCCGCCGCTGGGCAGCACGACGGAGCCGGCGTGATGAGCGGCGAGGAGTTGCTGGTCGACGCCGCCGGCCCGGTGCTCACCGTCACCTTCAACCGGCCGGCCCAGCGCAACGCGATGACCTGGGCGATGTACCAGGGACTGGCCGAAGCCTGCGCCCGCGCGGACCGGGACGAGCGGATCAGGGTGCTGGTGCTGCGCGGCGCCGGCGGCAAGGCTTTCGTGGCGGGCACGGACATAGCCCAGTTCGCCGAGTTCACCGACGGCGCCGACGGGGTGGCCTACGAGCGGCGGATCAGCGAGATCGTCGGCGGGCTGGCCGCCGTGCGGGTGCCCACGGTGGCCGCCATCGACGGCTACTGCGTCGGCGGCGGCCTCGCCATCGCGGCGGCCTGCGACCTCCGGCTGGCCGGCCAGGACGCCCGGTTCGGCGTGCCGATCGCGCGCACCCTCGGCAACTGCCTGTCCACCGACTCCCTTTCCCTGCTGGTGCACCGGTTCGGCGAGTCGCGCACGACGGAGATGCTGCTCACCGCGCGGCTGCTGACGGCGGAGGAAGCCCGCTCGGCCGGTTTCGTGCTGACCGTGACCGACGAACTGGACAGCGCGCTCGCGCACACCGTCGAACGCCTGCTCGGCCACGCGCCGCTGAGCATGTGGGCCACCAAAGAGGGCCTGCGGCGGCTGCGCGACACCGAGCGGCCCGGCGACGAGGACATCATCGCCAAGGTCTACGGCTCCGCGGACTTCCACCACGCGGTCGAAGCCTTCACCCGCAAGGAGCCCCCGCGCTGGAGCGGCCACTGAGATGTCGCTCCAACGTGGACTGTCTACTTAGGATCAGCGCCGCGGGCGACCTCGCGGGTCGGGTCGGTGATCCAGTCGCTCCACGAGCCCACGTACAGTGCGGCGTCGAAACCGGCCAGCCGGAGCGCGAGCACCTCGTGTGCCGCGGTCACGCCCGATCCGCAGTAGGCGGCCACTTCGGAGTCCGGCGTGATGCCCAGCCCGGCGAACCGCTCGCGCAGCTCCGGCACCGGGCGAAAGCGACCTTCGGCGTCGACGTTCTCCGCGGTGGGTGCGGAGACCGCGCCCGGAATGTGCCCGGCGACCGGGTCGATCGGCTCAACCTCGCCGCGGTAGCGCTCGGCGGCCCTGGCATCGAGCAGGATCCCGTTCCGCGCGAGTCCTGACACCTCGGCCGCGGTCACCATCGGCACCGCACCCGGCCGCACGGTGAAGTCGCCCGGTTCCACGGCCGGCTCGTCGCCGGTGGCCGAGGGGAAGCCCGCCCGCACCCATGCCTGGTAACCGCCGTCTAGCACCCGCACGTCGGGATGCCCGTGATAGCACAGCATCCACCACAGCCTGGCCGCGATCGTCGAGTCCCGGCGGTCGCAGACCACGACCGGCCGGTCATGGCGGACGCCCAGCCGGCGCAGGGTCTCGCCGAACGCGGCCGGATCCGGCAGCGGGTGCCGCCCGCCGTCACCGGGCGGCGCGGCCAGTTCCGTGTCGAGCTCGGCGTACCGCGCGCCGGGGATGTGCCCCTCCCGGAACTCGCTGATCCCCGGCGGCCCACCGGGCGTCCAGCGCACGTCGAGCACCACCGGCGGCGCCGTCCCGTCGATCGCCGCCCGCAAGCCCTCCACCGACACCAGCACACCCATGCGTTCCCTCTCGTTCTTCAGGCTGAAAAGGACAGTACACAATGGACTAAATCAGCCAGCGGTCCGGCGCTGCCGTTTCGTCACCTGATGCAGGACGTCCTTGAACCGGCCGTAGCACTCCCGGCCCAGCGCGCGGGAGTGCCGCCGCTCGATGGCGCTCATGATCGAGTCGGCGGTCCTGATCTGGTCCAGCCCGCGCGCGGTCGGACACACCAGCTTGGCCCGCCGGTCCACGGGATCCGGATGCCGTTCCACGTAACCGAGGCGCTCCAGCTCGTCGATCACCGTGCCGACCACCTGCTTGTGCTGTCCGGAGAGCCTGGACAGCTCACTGGCCCTGATCCCGGCCCGGTCCAGATAGACCATGACCGCGCCGTGGCGGGGCTGGAGGTCGTCGAAGCCCTTGGCGGCCAGTGACCGGAACAGCTCGTTCTGCACCGAGAAAAGCAGGCGCCCGGCGAGCACGCCCAGGTTCGGGTCCGCGTCCACACGGTCGGCGCGAGTATTCAAGACGGCTCCCTGGCACTGCGTCGTTTGGCCCTGCGTCGTCTGCTGCCGATGTCGTTGCTGCCAATGAAAATGTAGTTGTCGCCGGTCCTTGACTCCGGGCAGCCATCCCGCTAGCACGAGACAGGCGATCAGTCTCGTGGCATCCGGGTGATCCTGGCCGCCGCCGAGGTTCAGACCACCGTCCTCAACGGCCTCGGGCCGCGCATGAGCGGGCCCGCGTGTCACCGTAGCAGTGGTCACCGACACTGACTATCAGTGACGATGACCGGGTCGACGCCCCCGTTTTTCCGGCATCCGGCGGAACACCGACCGCTGAACCACGGGCAACCGTCCTGTTAAATCCTCGTTTCGCGCCGCCGTGAAACAAACGGAACTTTTACGTCCATAGTGGACTGAAAAGACACCGGGCCGGATGTGGACACCTCGACGTCACCACCGTGACGTGTTCCGGCTACTCCCGCAGAAGGCGGTTTTGCGGCTGCTTCGCGGATTCCGCGCCCGGTGAACATCGTTTTGCGTGACGACGAGGACACGGTGCGCTTCCCCCCGTGGCCCGACCACCACCCCGGCCCAAAGGCGGGTGTTCCGCACACCTAGGCATGGGACCCTCGACCTAGCACGGTAGAGGAGTAGTTCTTACTGGGGTTGTCTAGCTATCTGGGGATGAGAGGCACCTATGAGTGGTGTTGCATCGTGTTCGGGGGACTTACGCACGCTGACCACATCCACCTACCGCGGGGTCAACGACGGCGCGCTGGCCGAGCTGTGCTCGGCACTGTTCGCCTCGCTGCCCCGCAGCGACCAGCGCAAGAAGGGAATCGAGTACATCCGCGGCCTGCTGGAGACCAACGGCCGCAAATCCATCCGGAACATCGCCGCCCTGCTCGGCGGGCAGGCCACCGAACAGAGCCTGCACCACTTCATCAGCAGCTCCACCTGGGACTGGGACCCGGTTCGCCGGGTGCTGGCGCACTACGTCGCGCGCAGCACGCAGCCGCAGGCATGGGTGGTGCGGCCGATGGTGATCCCGAAGGCCGGCCAGCACTCGGTCGGGGTCGACAAGCGGTTCTTCTCCACCCTCGGCCAGGTGCGCAACGCGCAGCAGGCGGTCGGGGTCTGGGCCGCGTCGGACGAGGTGAGCTGCCCGGTGAACTGGCGGCTGCACCTGCCCAAGGCATGGCTGGACGACGCTCCCCGTCGCAGCCGCGCCTCGATCCCGGACGAGATGGGCGCCGAGACCCTCGGCGACTGCGCGCTCGAGGCCTACCTCGGGATGGCCGCGCGGACGGAGCTGCCGGTCCGCCCGGTGGTGATGGACGCCCGTGAGGCCGACGTGATGAAGACGGTCCGGAAGCTACGGGCCGCCGGGGTGCCGATGTTGCTGCGGGTCAGCAACACGCTCCGGCTCAAGGTGGCCGATCCCGCACTGCCGGGGCACAGCGCCGACGCCCTGCCCGCGGACCAGATCATGGGCGCGGCCAAGGATCTGCGCCGTCCGGCGATGTGGACCGGTGGCTATCCGCGGGAGGCACTGCGGACCAGCCTCGCCGCCACCGTGCGGGTCCGGATGCCCAACCCGTTGCAGAACCAGAACCCCGGCCAGGCCATGCGCCACGGTGAACTGGTCCTGCTGGGCGCGTCGGAGAACGGCGCGAACTGGCCGGCCGAACTGTGGCTCACCGACATGGTGGCCGCGCAACCGGACGGCCTGCTGCGGTTGAGCAGGCTGATCCGGCGGGTCGACCGCGACTTCACCGCGATCGCCGACCAGGTCGGCATCCGTGACTTCGCGGGTCGTTCGTACAGCGGCTGGCACCGGCACGCCACCCTCGCCTCCGCCGCGCACGCGGTGCTGGCGCTGGGACAGGCGACCGGCCGGGAGATGAACTACGTCTCCTAGGGGGTGCCCCGGTGCACGCCTCTCCGCCTACTGGCGGAAGGCGTGCACCGGGGTCGGCCACCCGGCTCGTCTACGTGTCGTAGTCGGCAGCGGACACCTGGTCACCGGGCTGCGGGAGCGGGCGCTCCAGCAGCACGCGCCGGATCCGGGAAAGCCGCAGCGCCAGGTGGATGTCCAGCGCGCGATCGGGTTTCTGCCACTGCGGTCCGAGCAGCTCGCTGATCCGTTCCAACCGTCTGGCCACGGTATTGGGGTGCACGTGCAGCTTTTCGGCCGCGTACGTCGGGCTGGCGCCGACCTCGAAGTAGGCGTCGAGGGTGCGTGCCAGCTCGGTGAACCGCTCGCGGTCGTAGTCGAGCACCGGGCCGATCGCGGACTCGATGAACCCTTCGACGTCGGGGGTGTGCGACAGCAGCAGGCCGAGGAAACCCAGCTCGCTCGCCGAAGCGGACCGTCCTTTGGCACCGAGCGCGGTTATCGCGTCAAGGCAGCGCAAAGCCTCCTGGTAGGTGTGCGGGACCGCATCGGGTCCGGTCACCGGGCCCGCACCCGCCACCGTGACCGGGGCACCGACCAGCGGCTCGAGCTCCGCGAGCAGCGCCCGCGCGGCGGCGGCCGCGTCCGTGCCCGGCAGCAGGAACACCGTCATGTCGTGCTGCGTTGTCTTGATCCCGTTGCCGCGGTAGGCGTACGAGCACGCCCAGATCCCCATCTTGCCGCGGGGTTTGCCCTCCGGCCTGGCGACCACCACCACATGCGGCTTGTCCAGGTCATAGCCGAGCCGGCGGGCCCGCTTGCCGAGCTGGTCCCCTGGCCGGTGTGGCAGGGTCAGCATGTCGTTCATCAGCTCTTCACGGACCTGGCCCGCCGCGTCCTCGGTCTTGCTGGTGCGCAGCAACAGCAGCACCGCGGCCGCCTGGGTGATCAGCCGGACCAGCTCCAGGTCCCGGTCGGTGAGCTCGCGGCGCGGGAACAGCACCAGCGTGCCGAGGTCGTCGTCGCCGGCCACGATCGGCGCCACCCACAGGCCGTCGTCCAGCGGGACCGGTTCGCGCGCGGCGTGCGCCTCCATGGTGGCGACCACGACCGCGGTCTTGTCGAACTCGGTCACCTCGCCGGCGCTGGTGAGCACCGTGCCGTTGTCCGCGGTGATCTGCAGCGCGCCGCCGAGCCGCTTGCTCGCCTCTTCGGCCAGCGCGTCCAGGTCACCGCCGCTGAGCACCAGCTCGAACAGCCGGTTGTGGTTGTCGCTGAGCTCCCGCACGTTCTTCAGCCCGGCTTCGGCCTGCGAGACGTGCTGTTTCAGCCCGGAGGCCACGGCCATCGTCTGGTCCAGCAGCCTGGCCTTCTTGATCGCCACCCCGGCGAGGTCGCCGAGCGAGCTCATCAGGGACCGCTCGTCCGCGGTGAAGTGCCGGACCTTCCGGTCCGCGACGTAGAGGATGCCGAACGGCCGGGTGCCGTAGCTCAGCGGCACCGCCATGATCGCGTGCAGGCCCTCGGCCCGGACCACCCTGTCGATCGCCTCGCTGTGCTGGATCCGTTCGTCGGTCAGGTAGTCCGGGGTCCAGATCGGCGCCGGGTCGGCCAGCACGGCGTTGCCGAGGCCGGACTCGGGCGGCAGCCGGAGCCCCACGTTCAGCGTCGAGGTGTGCCCGTCGGAGGTGTGCACGTAGAAGAACCCGTGTTCCTCGTCCGGCAGGCTGATGTAGGACATGTCGCTGGCGAGCAGCATCCTGGCCCGCCTGGTGATCACCTTGAGCAGCGTGTCCAGGTTGTTCGACGTGGCCAGATCGCGCGCGGTGTCCACCAGCGCGGAAAGCCCCGCCTCGCGCCGCTGCCTGCGGTCCAGTCTCGAATAGACACTCAGGCCAAGCCTTTTGGCCCGCTCCAGCGCCTCCAGCTCGGCGACCGTCGCGCCCTTCTGGCTCGCCTCCGACACGACCGTGTCGAAACGGTCCAACGGTGCTTCACTCGCCAGTAGCTCCAGCACCGCGATCACGTCGGACTCGGCCCACGGCCCGTTTGGCGACACGGTACCCCCCAGTTTCCGTTCCGCGGCTATCGGGAAGTTACGCATCCCCCAGGAGGGGAGTCAACAACATCCGTTTCCCAAATTACGCCGCCGATGGCCTTCCTACCCACCCAATACTTGAGGGAGAGTGATGCCGGTCGTCGCGACCTGCGTCGACTCTCTATCGAACCCTCTGAGGATGCGCGTGTCGATCGTCCGGAACTACCTGCGTTCGCTCGAACGCAGTAACGAAGCGCTGACCAGGGCCGATCGCCCTGCCACCTTCACCATGCAAGAGCGGGTTTGGGATCTGCTTCCCGAGGTGTTCGCCCCCGTCTTCTCCCCCACCACCGGGTTTTCCCTGCAGTTGCTCGGGCTCACCGGCCCGGGGACCGCGCCGCGCACCGGTTCGCTGCTGGAGATCGGTTGCGGCACCGGGATCATCGCGGTGTCCGGTGCGCTGGCAGGCTGCGACCGGGTGGTGGCCACCGACATCAGCCCG includes:
- a CDS encoding MarR family winged helix-turn-helix transcriptional regulator, giving the protein MNTRADRVDADPNLGVLAGRLLFSVQNELFRSLAAKGFDDLQPRHGAVMVYLDRAGIRASELSRLSGQHKQVVGTVIDELERLGYVERHPDPVDRRAKLVCPTARGLDQIRTADSIMSAIERRHSRALGRECYGRFKDVLHQVTKRQRRTAG
- a CDS encoding helix-turn-helix domain-containing protein, with the translated sequence MSPNGPWAESDVIAVLELLASEAPLDRFDTVVSEASQKGATVAELEALERAKRLGLSVYSRLDRRQRREAGLSALVDTARDLATSNNLDTLLKVITRRARMLLASDMSYISLPDEEHGFFYVHTSDGHTSTLNVGLRLPPESGLGNAVLADPAPIWTPDYLTDERIQHSEAIDRVVRAEGLHAIMAVPLSYGTRPFGILYVADRKVRHFTADERSLMSSLGDLAGVAIKKARLLDQTMAVASGLKQHVSQAEAGLKNVRELSDNHNRLFELVLSGGDLDALAEEASKRLGGALQITADNGTVLTSAGEVTEFDKTAVVVATMEAHAAREPVPLDDGLWVAPIVAGDDDLGTLVLFPRRELTDRDLELVRLITQAAAVLLLLRTSKTEDAAGQVREELMNDMLTLPHRPGDQLGKRARRLGYDLDKPHVVVVARPEGKPRGKMGIWACSYAYRGNGIKTTQHDMTVFLLPGTDAAAAARALLAELEPLVGAPVTVAGAGPVTGPDAVPHTYQEALRCLDAITALGAKGRSASASELGFLGLLLSHTPDVEGFIESAIGPVLDYDRERFTELARTLDAYFEVGASPTYAAEKLHVHPNTVARRLERISELLGPQWQKPDRALDIHLALRLSRIRRVLLERPLPQPGDQVSAADYDT
- a CDS encoding enoyl-CoA hydratase/isomerase family protein gives rise to the protein MSGEELLVDAAGPVLTVTFNRPAQRNAMTWAMYQGLAEACARADRDERIRVLVLRGAGGKAFVAGTDIAQFAEFTDGADGVAYERRISEIVGGLAAVRVPTVAAIDGYCVGGGLAIAAACDLRLAGQDARFGVPIARTLGNCLSTDSLSLLVHRFGESRTTEMLLTARLLTAEEARSAGFVLTVTDELDSALAHTVERLLGHAPLSMWATKEGLRRLRDTERPGDEDIIAKVYGSADFHHAVEAFTRKEPPRWSGH
- a CDS encoding IS701 family transposase, which encodes MSGVASCSGDLRTLTTSTYRGVNDGALAELCSALFASLPRSDQRKKGIEYIRGLLETNGRKSIRNIAALLGGQATEQSLHHFISSSTWDWDPVRRVLAHYVARSTQPQAWVVRPMVIPKAGQHSVGVDKRFFSTLGQVRNAQQAVGVWAASDEVSCPVNWRLHLPKAWLDDAPRRSRASIPDEMGAETLGDCALEAYLGMAARTELPVRPVVMDAREADVMKTVRKLRAAGVPMLLRVSNTLRLKVADPALPGHSADALPADQIMGAAKDLRRPAMWTGGYPREALRTSLAATVRVRMPNPLQNQNPGQAMRHGELVLLGASENGANWPAELWLTDMVAAQPDGLLRLSRLIRRVDRDFTAIADQVGIRDFAGRSYSGWHRHATLASAAHAVLALGQATGREMNYVS
- a CDS encoding CaiB/BaiF CoA transferase family protein encodes the protein MPEGPLPPLAGLTVLEVGAYMAAPFATLQLADLGARVLKIESPDGGDQVRSVGPFVDGESSAFVRLNRNKESVALDLKSPEGNAAFRRLAAEADVLVENLRPGAMRRLGLGYESLRADNPRLIYASASGWGQDGPLADLPGLDIMAQARSGLMSVTGFPGGEPAKVGVPICDLTCALYVALAVTAALRERDRSGEGQFIDVCLLESGVSLAVWEAGMYFGDGTVREASGSAHQSTAPYQAVRSSDGYVTIGANTPNTWTAFCAALGLDALLDDERYADAYTRLQHRAELIAEIERVTALRSTESLVDTLNAAGVPCAPIAGYAEVFTDPGLRERDFFWDAPHPALGSVRQVGSPMRFSRTPVRRGNAGPPLGSTTEPA
- a CDS encoding sulfurtransferase encodes the protein MGVLVSVEGLRAAIDGTAPPVVLDVRWTPGGPPGISEFREGHIPGARYAELDTELAAPPGDGGRHPLPDPAAFGETLRRLGVRHDRPVVVCDRRDSTIAARLWWMLCYHGHPDVRVLDGGYQAWVRAGFPSATGDEPAVEPGDFTVRPGAVPMVTAAEVSGLARNGILLDARAAERYRGEVEPIDPVAGHIPGAVSAPTAENVDAEGRFRPVPELRERFAGLGITPDSEVAAYCGSGVTAAHEVLALRLAGFDAALYVGSWSDWITDPTREVARGADPK